One part of the Bradyrhizobium sp. CB1650 genome encodes these proteins:
- a CDS encoding TauD/TfdA family dioxygenase has translation MSSLAGKQGPRYRHLAEDGAPYETIEVEKLTPIIGAEITGVDIGKLVSDDARSNRQMDEVHRALAENLVIFFRDQHISPQQHLAFGRKFGELHFHPAAPHENEDPALMKIYADKNSPRANGEGWHSDVSCDLEPPMGSILYIKQCPPRGGDTLFANMYAAYEALSDRMKTYLDGLTALHDGEPIYRGLYANYGVADRPSYPHAEHPVVRTHPVTGKKALYVNRGFTRHINGVPRDESDAMLAYLYQHAENPLFQCRFRWTENAIAFWDNRCTQHRAMWDYWPHTRSGTRVTVKGERPV, from the coding sequence ATGAGCTCACTCGCCGGCAAGCAAGGTCCACGCTATCGCCACCTGGCCGAGGACGGCGCGCCATATGAAACCATCGAGGTCGAAAAGCTGACGCCCATCATCGGCGCGGAAATCACCGGCGTCGACATCGGCAAGCTCGTCTCGGACGACGCGCGCTCCAACCGGCAGATGGACGAGGTCCATCGCGCGCTCGCCGAGAACCTCGTCATCTTCTTCCGCGACCAGCACATCTCGCCGCAACAGCATCTCGCCTTCGGCCGCAAATTCGGCGAGCTGCATTTCCATCCCGCAGCGCCCCACGAGAACGAAGACCCGGCGCTGATGAAGATCTATGCCGACAAGAACTCGCCGCGCGCCAATGGCGAGGGCTGGCACTCCGACGTGTCCTGCGATCTGGAGCCGCCGATGGGCTCGATCCTCTACATCAAGCAATGCCCGCCGCGCGGCGGCGACACCCTGTTCGCCAACATGTACGCGGCCTACGAGGCGCTTTCCGATCGCATGAAGACCTATCTCGACGGACTGACCGCGCTGCATGACGGGGAGCCGATCTATCGGGGGCTCTATGCCAATTACGGCGTCGCCGACCGACCGTCCTATCCGCACGCGGAGCACCCCGTGGTGCGCACGCATCCTGTCACGGGCAAGAAGGCGCTCTACGTCAATCGTGGTTTCACCCGCCATATCAACGGCGTCCCCCGCGACGAGAGCGACGCGATGCTCGCCTATCTCTACCAGCACGCCGAAAATCCGCTGTTCCAGTGTCGGTTCCGGTGGACCGAGAACGCCATCGCCTTCTGGGACAACCGCTGCACCCAGCACCGTGCGATGTGGGACTACTGGCCGCATACGCGCTCCGGCACTCGGGTGACGGTAAAGGGTGAAAGACCCGTGTAA
- the ispG gene encoding flavodoxin-dependent (E)-4-hydroxy-3-methylbut-2-enyl-diphosphate synthase, protein MNKLENPLDSDIAGPAPRHQTTQVKVGNVTVGGGAPIVVQSMTNTDTADIDGTIGQVAALARAGSEMVRITVDREEAAAAVPHIRDGLRKRGITTPLIGDFHYIGHKLLAEHPACAEALDKYRINPGNVGFKDKRDTQFADIIEIANKNNKPVRIGANWGSLDQELLTKLMDENAASANPRDVRAVTREAMVQSALLSAARAEELGMSKDRIILSAKVSQVQDLIAVYQDLAARSDYAIHLGLTEAGMGSKGIVASSAALGILLQQGIGDTIRISLTPEPGGDRTREVQVGQELLQTMGFRTFVPLVAACPGCGRTTSTTFQELARSIQDFIRDEMPTWKTKYPGVEELNVAVMGCIVNGPGESKHANIGISLPGTGEAPAAPVFVDGKKFRTLRGPTIAADFKALVIDYIDQRYGQGAKVPVTAAE, encoded by the coding sequence ATGAACAAGCTCGAAAACCCCCTCGATTCCGACATCGCGGGCCCCGCGCCCCGGCACCAGACCACCCAGGTCAAGGTTGGCAACGTCACTGTGGGCGGCGGCGCGCCGATCGTCGTGCAGTCGATGACCAACACCGACACCGCCGATATTGACGGCACCATCGGCCAGGTCGCAGCACTCGCGCGCGCCGGCTCGGAAATGGTCCGGATTACGGTGGACCGGGAGGAGGCCGCAGCGGCCGTTCCGCACATCCGCGATGGCCTGCGCAAGCGTGGCATCACCACGCCGCTGATCGGGGACTTCCACTATATCGGCCACAAGCTGCTCGCCGAACATCCGGCCTGCGCCGAGGCGCTCGACAAGTATCGCATCAATCCCGGCAATGTCGGCTTCAAGGACAAGCGCGACACCCAGTTCGCCGACATCATCGAGATCGCCAACAAGAACAACAAGCCGGTGCGCATCGGCGCCAATTGGGGCTCGCTCGACCAGGAGCTCTTGACCAAGCTGATGGACGAGAACGCGGCGTCCGCCAATCCGCGCGACGTGCGCGCGGTGACGCGCGAGGCCATGGTGCAGTCCGCGCTGCTCTCGGCCGCGCGCGCCGAAGAGCTCGGCATGTCCAAGGACCGCATCATCCTCTCGGCCAAGGTCTCGCAGGTGCAGGACCTGATCGCGGTCTATCAGGATCTCGCGGCGCGCTCCGATTACGCCATCCATCTCGGTCTCACCGAGGCCGGCATGGGCTCGAAGGGCATCGTCGCCTCGTCCGCCGCGCTCGGCATCCTGTTGCAGCAGGGCATCGGCGACACCATCCGAATTTCGCTGACGCCGGAGCCCGGCGGCGACCGCACCCGCGAGGTGCAGGTCGGCCAGGAGCTGCTGCAGACCATGGGCTTCCGCACCTTCGTGCCGCTGGTGGCGGCCTGCCCCGGTTGCGGCCGCACCACCTCGACCACGTTCCAGGAGCTGGCCCGCTCGATCCAGGACTTCATCCGCGACGAGATGCCGACCTGGAAGACGAAATATCCCGGTGTCGAGGAACTCAACGTCGCGGTGATGGGCTGCATCGTCAACGGCCCCGGCGAGTCCAAGCACGCCAATATCGGCATCTCGCTCCCCGGCACCGGCGAAGCCCCGGCCGCTCCGGTCTTCGTCGACGGCAAGAAGTTCCGCACGCTGCGAGGGCCCACGATCGCGGCCGACTTCAAGGCGCTGGTGATCGACTACATCGACCAGCGCTATGGCCAGGGCGCCAAGGTCCCGGTGACCGCGGCGGAGTAG
- a CDS encoding DMT family transporter yields MSSPQAIPSAGRPLSAGAIALMLMLCLTWGFNQIAVKLVLPDIPPMLQAMIRSMGALPVLFIIGTLRGVKFFERDGTWPAGLIAGLMFGIEFVLIFQGLRLTSASRAVVFLYTAPFFVALGSYQVLGERLGGSQWLGLAVSFAGVALAIGVPQPNVDSHVLLGDLMIVGGAALWAATTLVAKGTRLRLAAPEKALGYQVATSIPILGGAAWLFGESITHTPSPLSLGLLAFQAIWVVGTTFTLWFALVKAYSASKLSAFTFITPLFGVMGSYFIMHDSLSLAFGAAALLVIAGLFLVNRPSAAVQELPLPVPSARPGAPEPEAALDS; encoded by the coding sequence ATGTCCTCACCACAAGCCATACCGTCCGCCGGCCGCCCTCTCAGTGCCGGCGCCATCGCCCTGATGCTGATGCTGTGCCTGACCTGGGGCTTCAACCAGATCGCGGTGAAGCTGGTGCTGCCCGACATCCCCCCGATGCTTCAGGCGATGATTCGATCGATGGGCGCGCTGCCGGTCCTGTTCATCATCGGCACCCTTCGCGGCGTCAAGTTCTTTGAACGTGACGGCACATGGCCGGCCGGGCTGATCGCCGGACTGATGTTCGGGATCGAATTCGTGCTGATCTTCCAGGGCCTGCGCCTGACCTCCGCCTCGCGCGCGGTGGTGTTCCTCTACACCGCGCCGTTCTTCGTCGCACTCGGCTCCTATCAGGTGCTCGGCGAGCGGCTTGGCGGATCGCAATGGCTGGGGCTCGCCGTGAGTTTTGCCGGCGTCGCGCTCGCGATCGGCGTTCCGCAGCCCAATGTCGATTCGCACGTCCTGCTCGGCGATCTCATGATCGTCGGCGGCGCCGCGTTGTGGGCCGCGACCACGCTGGTCGCCAAGGGTACGCGCTTGCGCTTGGCCGCCCCTGAAAAGGCATTGGGCTATCAGGTCGCAACCTCGATTCCGATCCTGGGCGGGGCCGCCTGGCTGTTCGGCGAATCCATCACCCACACGCCGTCGCCGCTGTCGCTCGGCCTGTTGGCGTTCCAGGCGATCTGGGTGGTCGGAACCACGTTCACGCTTTGGTTCGCACTGGTGAAGGCCTATTCGGCCAGCAAATTGTCGGCTTTTACCTTCATCACCCCTTTGTTTGGCGTGATGGGTAGCTATTTCATCATGCATGACAGCCTGAGCCTGGCGTTCGGGGCGGCGGCCCTCCTTGTAATTGCTGGGCTTTTTCTGGTTAACCGTCCCAGTGCGGCGGTTCAGGAGCTCCCTCTGCCGGTGCCATCAGCTCGCCCGGGAGCCCCTGAACCGGAAGCCGCATTGGATTCATAA
- a CDS encoding transcriptional repressor, with product MTLAKPAFPAPDHDHGRCTADALAHAEEVCEQRAQKFTPIRRQVLGALLSSHRPLGAYEVIDELAKSMQRPAPITVYRALDFLMANGLVHRIESRNAYLACAAHDHDATSAVAFLICERCGLVGEIPSASFAQDVNAAARASGFAPKLSVVEITGICTHCQKAS from the coding sequence ATGACCCTCGCAAAACCGGCCTTTCCTGCGCCTGACCACGATCACGGCCGCTGCACTGCGGACGCGCTGGCGCATGCCGAGGAGGTCTGCGAGCAGCGCGCGCAGAAATTCACGCCGATTCGCCGCCAGGTGCTCGGTGCATTGCTCTCCAGCCATCGCCCGCTCGGAGCCTATGAGGTGATCGATGAATTGGCAAAATCGATGCAGCGGCCGGCGCCGATCACGGTCTATCGCGCTCTCGATTTCTTGATGGCAAACGGCCTCGTGCATCGCATCGAGAGTCGCAACGCCTATCTCGCCTGCGCCGCCCATGACCATGACGCGACCTCGGCGGTGGCGTTCCTGATCTGCGAGCGCTGTGGCCTCGTCGGCGAAATCCCGTCGGCGTCCTTCGCGCAAGACGTCAACGCCGCCGCGCGCGCCTCGGGATTCGCGCCGAAACTGTCCGTGGTCGAGATCACGGGCATCTGCACCCATTGTCAGAAAGCGTCTTAG
- a CDS encoding MarR family transcriptional regulator: MSRGSVDQNFLFTLGELYRLLRVYADKEASRFGITRAQWAVLAKVERSEGMKQSELAELLEMQPITLTRLIDKLCDNDWIERRSDASDRRVKRLYLKKAGRQLLGRMSGLRSEITANALDGINAADAHRLLTQLETIKENVRNATQTSGAEQARKEQRYG; encoded by the coding sequence ATGAGCCGCGGATCCGTGGACCAGAACTTCCTGTTTACGCTCGGTGAACTCTATCGCCTGCTGCGCGTCTACGCCGACAAGGAGGCGTCGCGCTTCGGCATCACCCGCGCGCAATGGGCGGTGCTGGCCAAGGTCGAGCGCAGCGAGGGGATGAAGCAGTCGGAGCTCGCCGAATTGCTCGAAATGCAGCCGATCACGCTGACGCGCCTCATCGACAAGCTCTGCGACAACGACTGGATCGAGCGCCGCAGCGACGCTTCGGACCGCCGCGTCAAGCGCCTGTATCTCAAGAAGGCCGGTCGGCAATTGCTGGGACGGATGAGCGGGCTGCGGTCCGAAATCACCGCCAACGCACTGGACGGCATCAATGCGGCGGACGCCCACCGCCTCCTCACCCAACTCGAAACAATCAAAGAAAACGTGCGTAACGCGACCCAGACCAGCGGCGCGGAACAAGCACGTAAGGAGCAGCGCTATGGCTGA
- a CDS encoding HlyD family secretion protein, translating to MADQVLKFQPEQKIDSGKPTKKAGTEPRRRLIAGLRRYRRFLLMVVLPIVAAIGGVTFYLNGGRYVGTDDAYVGAQKVLVTPDISGKIEKVVVKEGQLVKQGDELFEIDPVPFRLAVDEAKAQLAQAQTTYDNLRANIKIYGDMLNLAQQGVDLKQRDVERKQALVKNNYGSQLDLDNASNALVTAGAQAQFIKQQLSNARTQLLGNPELPLEQFPPYAQAKAKLEDAQRNLDHTVLRAPMSGVATQVEQIQLGRFVAAGTPVFSIIDVAHPWVDANPKESDLTYVTVGQPVTLEVDAFPNHVFKGKIGSLSPGTGAQFAILPPQNATGNFVKVVQRVPVRIYFDEDDKYVKKLKAGMSVYATIDTGHQRSLAGLLGLSATANQDKD from the coding sequence ATGGCTGATCAGGTCCTGAAATTCCAGCCCGAGCAGAAGATCGACAGCGGCAAGCCCACCAAGAAGGCCGGCACCGAGCCGCGTCGTCGGCTCATCGCCGGCCTGCGCCGCTACCGCCGCTTCCTGCTCATGGTCGTGCTGCCGATCGTCGCCGCCATCGGTGGCGTCACTTTTTATCTGAATGGCGGCCGCTATGTCGGTACCGATGACGCCTATGTCGGTGCGCAGAAGGTTTTGGTGACACCCGACATCTCCGGCAAGATCGAGAAGGTCGTCGTCAAGGAGGGGCAGCTCGTCAAGCAGGGCGACGAGCTGTTCGAGATCGACCCCGTGCCGTTTCGCCTGGCGGTGGACGAGGCCAAGGCGCAGCTCGCGCAGGCGCAGACGACCTATGACAATCTCCGCGCCAACATCAAGATCTACGGCGACATGCTCAATCTCGCCCAGCAGGGCGTCGACCTGAAGCAGCGCGACGTCGAGCGCAAGCAGGCGCTGGTGAAGAACAATTACGGCTCGCAGCTCGACCTCGACAACGCGTCGAACGCGCTGGTCACCGCGGGCGCGCAGGCGCAGTTCATCAAGCAGCAGCTTTCCAACGCCAGGACCCAGTTGCTCGGCAATCCCGAACTGCCACTGGAGCAGTTCCCGCCCTATGCGCAGGCGAAGGCGAAGCTCGAGGACGCCCAACGCAATCTCGACCACACGGTGCTGCGCGCGCCGATGAGCGGCGTGGCGACGCAGGTCGAGCAGATCCAGCTCGGCCGCTTCGTCGCCGCCGGCACGCCGGTGTTCTCCATCATCGACGTGGCCCATCCCTGGGTCGACGCCAATCCGAAGGAAAGCGATCTCACCTATGTCACCGTAGGCCAGCCCGTCACGCTCGAGGTCGACGCGTTCCCGAACCACGTCTTCAAGGGCAAGATCGGCTCGCTCTCGCCCGGCACCGGCGCGCAATTCGCGATCCTGCCGCCGCAGAACGCCACCGGCAACTTCGTCAAGGTGGTGCAGCGCGTGCCGGTCCGGATCTATTTCGACGAGGACGACAAATATGTGAAGAAGCTGAAGGCCGGCATGAGCGTCTATGCCACCATCGACACCGGCCACCAGAGATCGCTCGCCGGCCTGCTCGGCCTGTCCGCCACGGCGAACCAAGACAAGGACTGA
- a CDS encoding MDR family MFS transporter, with the protein MSGPATNLMVPGLRRNMVTICAMTATIMQALDTTIANVALPYMQGTLSASQDQINWVLTSYIVAAAIMTAPVGWIANRYGRKRIFIICSAGFTLASVLCGLAQDINQMVLFRLLQGVFGAALVPLSQAVMLDYYTLQERAKAMSIWGMGVMMGPIMGPSLGAWLTETYSWHWVFFVNLPFGAITVLGLIIFMDETKKDLSLKFDWFGFTALAIAIGALQLALDRGEQLDWFESVEIVTEFTISAIAFYYFFAHSFTTSRPFIQFALFKDRNFLTGCIFMTVMGLVLYSTMALASPYLQNVIGYPIITAGGLLASRGFGTFFAMMLVGRLMRFIEARTLIISGLMLTAGSLFWMTGWTDQTQVPEIVTVSIIQGFGFGLVFVPLSTVSFLTLPNNLRTDGTSMLTLLRNVASSVGISIVIAELTQGTRRTYAILSEHINPFNHALQMPDVSRMINLSTDAGRAMADRIVSVQAQIIAFAHDYQLVMIFILCTIPLALMIGSTKAALRKQAAGPEHAVME; encoded by the coding sequence GTGTCCGGTCCCGCCACCAATCTGATGGTCCCCGGCCTGCGCCGGAACATGGTGACGATCTGCGCCATGACCGCGACCATCATGCAGGCGCTGGACACCACCATCGCCAACGTCGCCCTGCCCTACATGCAGGGCACGCTGTCGGCCTCGCAAGACCAGATCAACTGGGTGCTGACCTCCTACATCGTCGCCGCCGCGATCATGACGGCACCGGTCGGCTGGATCGCCAACCGCTACGGCCGCAAGCGCATCTTCATCATCTGCTCGGCCGGCTTCACCCTCGCATCGGTGCTGTGCGGACTTGCGCAGGACATCAACCAGATGGTGCTGTTCCGCCTGCTCCAGGGCGTGTTCGGCGCCGCGCTGGTGCCGCTGTCGCAGGCTGTGATGCTCGACTACTACACGCTGCAGGAACGCGCCAAGGCGATGTCGATCTGGGGCATGGGCGTGATGATGGGACCGATCATGGGCCCGTCGCTCGGGGCCTGGCTGACCGAGACCTATTCCTGGCACTGGGTGTTCTTCGTCAATCTGCCGTTCGGCGCGATCACCGTGCTCGGGCTGATCATCTTCATGGACGAGACCAAGAAGGATCTCAGCCTCAAATTCGACTGGTTCGGCTTCACGGCGCTGGCGATCGCGATCGGCGCGCTGCAGCTCGCGCTCGACCGCGGCGAGCAGCTCGACTGGTTCGAGTCGGTCGAGATCGTGACCGAATTCACCATCTCGGCCATCGCCTTCTACTATTTCTTCGCCCACTCCTTCACGACCTCGCGGCCGTTCATCCAGTTCGCGCTGTTCAAGGACCGCAACTTCCTCACCGGCTGCATCTTCATGACGGTGATGGGGCTCGTGTTGTACTCGACCATGGCGCTGGCTTCGCCTTACTTGCAGAACGTGATCGGTTATCCCATCATCACCGCGGGCGGCCTGCTCGCCAGCCGCGGCTTCGGCACGTTCTTCGCGATGATGCTGGTCGGACGCCTGATGCGCTTCATCGAGGCACGGACGCTGATCATCTCCGGCCTGATGCTGACCGCCGGCTCGCTGTTCTGGATGACCGGCTGGACCGACCAGACCCAGGTGCCTGAGATCGTCACCGTCAGCATCATCCAGGGTTTTGGCTTCGGCCTCGTCTTCGTGCCGCTCTCGACCGTGTCGTTCCTGACGCTGCCGAACAATTTGCGCACCGACGGCACCTCGATGCTGACGCTTCTCCGCAACGTCGCGAGCTCCGTCGGCATCTCCATCGTGATCGCCGAGCTGACGCAAGGCACGCGGCGGACCTACGCGATCCTGTCCGAGCACATCAACCCGTTCAACCATGCGCTGCAGATGCCGGACGTCAGCCGCATGATCAACCTCTCCACCGACGCTGGCCGTGCCATGGCCGACAGGATTGTCAGCGTGCAGGCGCAGATCATCGCGTTCGCGCACGACTATCAGCTCGTGATGATCTTCATCCTCTGTACCATCCCGCTCGCCCTGATGATCGGCTCGACCAAGGCCGCCCTGCGCAAGCAGGCGGCGGGGCCGGAACATGCGGTGATGGAGTAG
- a CDS encoding DUF1679 domain-containing protein, whose amino-acid sequence MTPPQLPAVVEPAPLTAALRKAGALDRGAVREVKVLHQRDTIVSHIVRLGLRYVGEAAGAPQSLILKTAHANFAKTLPNAGRQEVAFYTQLAPKMPAQVVPRCFDGTFDEESLAWHLLLEDLTDSHAIATQWPLPPLRGQAIAIVTALARMHAAWWDHASLGDTAGTWMSTDDSARLMETFAGHYDRFADLLGDRLSEERRLTYRRFIEHSGRLFGRYHSRRNVTIAHGDAHVWNFLLPRAGVADTVRIFDFDQWRISVPTGDLAYMMATQWYPERRQAFERPLLNHYYDTLIAHGVRGYTRGMLDQDYRWSVLWHITKPVWQWSVNIPPVIWWNNLERVFSAVDDLGCEEFL is encoded by the coding sequence ATGACACCTCCACAACTGCCGGCGGTCGTTGAGCCCGCACCTCTCACGGCTGCGCTGCGCAAGGCCGGTGCGCTGGACCGCGGCGCCGTCCGCGAGGTCAAGGTGCTGCATCAGCGCGACACCATCGTGTCGCATATCGTCAGGCTCGGCCTGCGCTATGTCGGGGAGGCCGCCGGCGCGCCGCAATCCCTGATCCTCAAGACAGCGCACGCCAATTTCGCAAAGACGTTGCCGAATGCCGGCCGGCAGGAAGTGGCCTTCTACACCCAGCTCGCGCCCAAAATGCCGGCGCAGGTCGTGCCGCGCTGCTTTGACGGGACGTTCGACGAGGAGAGCCTCGCCTGGCATCTCCTGCTCGAGGACCTCACCGACAGTCATGCCATTGCGACCCAATGGCCGCTACCCCCGTTGCGCGGGCAGGCGATCGCGATCGTCACGGCCTTGGCGCGCATGCACGCGGCGTGGTGGGATCACGCCAGTCTCGGCGACACCGCAGGTACCTGGATGAGTACCGATGACAGCGCAAGGCTGATGGAGACCTTCGCCGGCCACTACGACCGCTTCGCCGATCTGCTCGGCGACCGCCTCAGCGAGGAGCGGCGGCTCACCTACCGCCGCTTCATCGAGCATTCCGGCCGGCTATTCGGGCGCTACCACTCGCGCCGCAACGTCACCATCGCCCATGGCGATGCCCATGTCTGGAATTTCCTGCTGCCGCGCGCCGGCGTCGCGGATACCGTGCGCATCTTCGATTTCGATCAGTGGCGCATCAGCGTGCCGACCGGCGATCTCGCCTACATGATGGCGACGCAATGGTATCCTGAGCGCCGGCAGGCGTTCGAACGCCCGCTGCTCAACCACTACTACGACACGCTGATCGCGCACGGCGTCCGCGGCTACACGCGCGGGATGCTCGACCAGGATTATCGCTGGTCGGTGCTGTGGCATATCACCAAGCCGGTGTGGCAGTGGAGCGTCAACATCCCGCCGGTGATCTGGTGGAACAATCTGGAGCGGGTATTTTCGGCGGTGGATGATCTGGGCTGCGAGGAATTTTTGTAG
- the pcaG gene encoding protocatechuate 3,4-dioxygenase subunit alpha, translating to MQDNGITPSQTVGPFFKYGLTPNGEYAWNDAFTNSTLTPDVSGDRIRIEGRVFDGDGVVVPDCMLEIWQADGQGRFADPQDKRALPNASFRGFARCGTDKDGNYSFETIKPGVVPDPDGKPQAPHILVAVFGRGMLRHLYTRIYFSDEAGNAADPVLALVPVDRRATLTAVREAGKPVYHLDLRLQGDNETVFFDV from the coding sequence GTGCAGGACAACGGGATCACACCATCGCAGACGGTTGGACCGTTCTTCAAATACGGTCTGACGCCGAACGGCGAATACGCCTGGAACGACGCGTTCACCAACTCGACGCTGACGCCCGACGTCTCCGGCGACCGCATCCGTATCGAGGGCCGCGTGTTCGACGGCGACGGCGTCGTCGTGCCGGACTGCATGCTGGAGATCTGGCAGGCCGACGGGCAGGGCCGCTTTGCCGACCCGCAGGACAAGCGCGCGCTACCGAATGCCAGCTTCCGGGGCTTTGCCCGCTGCGGCACCGACAAGGACGGCAATTATTCCTTCGAGACCATCAAGCCGGGCGTGGTGCCCGATCCCGACGGTAAGCCGCAGGCGCCGCACATCCTGGTCGCGGTGTTTGGCCGCGGCATGCTGCGGCATCTCTACACGCGCATCTATTTCAGCGACGAGGCCGGCAATGCCGCAGATCCCGTGCTGGCGCTGGTCCCCGTCGACCGCCGCGCGACGCTGACCGCGGTGCGCGAGGCCGGCAAGCCGGTCTACCACCTCGACCTGCGTCTGCAAGGCGACAACGAGACGGTGTTCTTCGACGTATAA
- the pcaH gene encoding protocatechuate 3,4-dioxygenase subunit beta: MTFIYPVDGNKAHPLPLSPEYKSSIKRAPNKPLIPMRHTLSELTGPVYGHETVREGDNDLTRQHAGEPLGERIIVHGHVLDEDGRGVPNSLVEIWQANACGRYVHVRDQHPAPLDPNFTGAGRTQSDASGYYRFVTIKPGAYPWGNHHNAWRPAHIHLSVFGHSFVTRLVTQMYFPADPLFPFDPIFNSVPDEKARGRMVSSFDLENTQPEWALCYRFNIVLRGKNATPMENT, encoded by the coding sequence ATGACATTCATCTATCCCGTCGACGGCAACAAGGCGCATCCACTGCCGCTGTCGCCCGAGTACAAGAGCTCGATCAAGCGCGCGCCGAACAAGCCGCTGATTCCGATGCGCCACACGTTGTCGGAGCTCACCGGCCCGGTCTACGGCCATGAGACCGTGCGCGAGGGCGACAACGATCTCACCCGCCAGCACGCGGGCGAGCCGCTCGGCGAGCGCATCATCGTGCACGGCCATGTCCTCGACGAGGACGGCCGCGGCGTGCCGAATTCGCTGGTCGAGATCTGGCAGGCCAATGCCTGCGGCCGCTACGTCCATGTCCGCGACCAGCACCCCGCGCCGCTCGATCCCAACTTCACCGGTGCCGGCCGTACCCAGAGCGATGCCTCCGGCTACTACCGCTTCGTCACCATCAAGCCCGGCGCCTACCCTTGGGGCAATCATCACAATGCCTGGCGGCCGGCGCACATCCATCTCTCGGTGTTCGGCCACTCCTTCGTCACGCGGCTAGTGACGCAGATGTATTTCCCGGCCGATCCGCTGTTCCCGTTCGATCCGATCTTCAACTCGGTGCCGGACGAGAAGGCGCGCGGGCGGATGGTCTCGTCGTTCGACCTCGAGAACACCCAGCCCGAATGGGCGCTGTGCTACCGCTTCAATATCGTGCTGCGCGGCAAGAACGCCACGCCAATGGAGAACACCTAA
- a CDS encoding dioxygenase gives MIIEREQDVTAAALAVMERTSDPRLRQIMISLVKHLHGFVRDVRLTEAEFRDAAAILVELGKLTTDTHNEAVLMAGSLGVSSLVCLLNNGDQGNTETDHSLLGPFWRLSSPRVENGGSIVRSETPGAPLFVSGRVVDRDGRPVAGAEVDVWHASPVGLYENQDPEQADMNLRGKLTTDQDGHFSFRSVMMIGYPIPTDGVVGRLLKAQSRHPYRPAHLHALIFKPGFKVLISQVYDPSDPHIDSDVQFGVTQALVGKFLRHDTPHPTARDVTTPWYSLDHTYRLEAGEAILPRPPIK, from the coding sequence ATGATCATCGAGCGTGAGCAGGACGTCACGGCCGCGGCGCTCGCCGTGATGGAGCGGACATCCGATCCGCGGCTTCGCCAGATCATGATCTCCCTGGTCAAGCATCTGCACGGCTTCGTCCGCGACGTTCGCCTGACCGAGGCGGAATTCCGCGACGCTGCGGCGATCCTGGTCGAGCTCGGCAAGCTGACGACCGACACACATAATGAAGCCGTGCTGATGGCGGGTTCGCTCGGCGTGTCCTCGCTGGTGTGCCTGCTGAACAATGGCGATCAGGGCAACACGGAAACGGATCACTCGTTGCTCGGACCGTTCTGGCGATTGAGCTCGCCGCGGGTGGAGAATGGCGGATCGATCGTCCGATCAGAGACGCCGGGTGCGCCGCTGTTCGTCAGCGGCCGTGTCGTGGACAGAGACGGCCGTCCCGTCGCCGGGGCCGAGGTCGATGTCTGGCACGCCTCGCCGGTCGGTCTCTATGAAAACCAGGATCCCGAGCAGGCGGACATGAACCTGCGCGGCAAGTTGACGACCGACCAGGATGGACACTTCTCTTTCCGTTCGGTGATGATGATCGGTTACCCCATTCCAACCGACGGTGTCGTCGGCCGCCTTCTGAAGGCGCAGAGCCGGCACCCCTATCGGCCCGCGCACCTGCACGCCCTGATCTTCAAGCCCGGATTCAAGGTGCTGATCTCGCAGGTCTACGACCCCAGCGATCCGCATATCGACAGCGACGTGCAGTTCGGTGTGACACAAGCGCTGGTCGGCAAGTTCCTGCGCCACGACACGCCGCATCCGACCGCACGCGACGTCACGACGCCCTGGTATTCGCTCGACCACACCTACCGGCTCGAGGCCGGCGAGGCCATACTGCCGCGTCCGCCGATCAAGTAG